Genomic segment of Ranitomeya imitator isolate aRanImi1 chromosome 6, aRanImi1.pri, whole genome shotgun sequence:
GTACATaaataattacacatgcaaaattgcatagtcttgccagggagtggcaccctgaggactcaaaaaataattggtgaacacatcccgaacttttaggccagaaaggggacgtcgccgaggagggacatatgggggagGCCTACTATGATTGGTCATGACGTGATTTTGCAAATTAGTAGacaaacaatcatgtattctggtgaaattatgtagaattacacaggctttgatcacttcattgattgaagcctcactcagctgaattgcagactgaagaacacgccatttggctacaagaatcccaaaggcgcactcaaccagtctccgtgccctggtaaGTCTCAAATTAaaaaccctccgccggtggtcaaggttgcgcctggggtaaggcctcatgacgtgcctcgtcagttggaaggcctcatctccaaccaaaacaaaaggcactgcttccgcattggagcctgggagttgttgtggtggtgggaggttcaactggttgtcacgtagccggcgacccattatggacgaattgaagaccctagagtctccagttcggccataggccccaatgtctacaattataaacctgtagttgctgtcagcaactgctaacataactacagagaaaaactgcttataattgtagaattgggaaccagagttcggcggcttacgcaccctgatatgtttcccatccacagctccaatgcagttagggaagtcacaagtattttggaatccagtggcgattttgagccaatcatccatttttggctctggcatcacaacttcgttaagtttcagccatatttgggaacaggttgtcctaacaatgactgaaatggtagaacgcccaatgagaaactccaggtgtagacccgcataggacaagcctgtggccaggaagctgaaaaacaaggaaaacaaaataaaggaacatgaggaatatgaaaacaggaCGAAACACAAGTGTCTAGTAAATTTTCTCTGTGATTATTGAGTAAGCAAAAAGGGACATTTCACAGTATTACTATAATCAAATATTAAACACATTTTTAGAAATGTGCTTGTGGCCTCATGTCTAAGTTAAggaactgaaacatagtaggacaaaacACATTGGCCAACACAACAAAATCTAAAAGGTctaaatacataccgtaaggttaggagcagacgctcctcagcagagatggcttttctcatccaggtgtcctgataggtgagtccaggacgtaagatctccagcaacatgtcaaaagtcctgatggacatgcgagtatacaggaaaaatttgtctggatgggccctcaaagatgaatagagtctctggaaatgtcctttactcgggcgttgggtcaatagaggatggacccacaatctttgtctcctccttcgcggatctgcattgaccgtatatggctggccaaagcgacgagacaacacccagtgaagcaacacccgctgagttgtgcttaaatacacatggtcagacatgtttgggaGCTCCAAGtaccacagccaaaatatgcttgagaacatatagggcatatgggaggggtacacctgttgtcgagggcttaaatagtgttgttaatgatggtttaaatgatttgcaggccagaaaaccgttaaatgtccattttggaatggtgcgtggtaaaaacgccatacggatcacatacggattacacacggaccagtacatgcgcaaaatacgcgaccacacctaggcgacGCAAGAACTACGGAGagagattacggagacattttggcgtatcacgcgcgtattacggacgtagaaaacgtaccgtaatgtcttacgccaagtgtgacgccggccttatagttagAAGCCACTTCTAAGCAGTCATTTACCTTTCATCAACCATTGTAGGAAACATGTAACATTTCATGGATGCCATTTATATTTGGATAGCCATGGTCCACAATACCATTCTGGCTCTCAGAAGGCATGGGGGGCTTTTGAGAAAGGATGCCATTTTTGTTGACCACATATCTTGATGAAATGGGCCAGTTTAAGTAATACCATTATGTCCACCTGCTCCTTACACTACAGTAGAGGGAGGCCAAACCTCCCAAACACAATAGATAAATGTCGACAGAATAATGGTTTAACTGATTGTTCAGCTGATAGCCATATATCCCAATTTCACCACGAACAGGACCACTCCTCTCCTGTAAAGAATCTCCAGTGTGAAACTGAACATTCTGAATCCTTCTCTTTCCCAACATCATCTTTTGGGGAAGAATCAAGAGAtgccatacatattagactgttgGCTATGGCAAGACataaaaattgctgttcacagacatctccatccaatctcacagaGCTAGACTAGTCTACAAAGCAGAATGTGCAACAATTTCTggttctagatgtgcaaagctggtagagacatagtCAAAAAGACTTGCAtcagtaattgcagtgaaaggtggtcctacaaggtATTGACTCAAgtagggctgaatacaaatgcaagtcacaattttcagatttatttttAGAAAAACATGTAGCATTTAATTCACACTTCACTCATGTATTCTACTATGTGTTTGAATATCACATAAAAGTTATTGCTGAGAATATCTATAATCATGAAAACActgacagtagggttgagcaaaacggatcggacaaatttaaaaatcgccgactttcagcaaagtccggtttcatgaaacccgacccgatcctagtgtgggatcggccatgaggttggcgatcttcgcgccaaagtcgcatttcgtatgacgctttcagcaccatttttctgccaatgaaggaggatgcagagtgtgggcagcgtgatgacatgggtctggatccccaccatcttagagaagggcatggcagtgattggcttgctttgtgcggcgtcacaggggctataaaggagcgtgcatgccgaccgccatcttacttctgccaatcgtagcatagggagaggttgccgcagccgcatcagaagaagggatatagttagggagggaagattaagccctgaaactgcttgtgctgtagcgatttccactgtccaacaccaccatttgtttgcagggacagtggaggctatatttttgtgcatcagctgtgtagtttattaggctgccttataaggctccctgatagctgcattgctgtttgcacgccgctgtgcaaaccaactgcttttttaaaagcaaaaatcctgttgctcctttctgcacagttatcttgtttatttgtccacacttttgtgtgcagcagtcctttttattgctgccatacttttcctgagatcattgtagggagactgaaattgtactacagtccttgtattttttcatatatcttccagccactttctgccacttagattgcgttgttatatccactgggcctgagttttggtcagtctccccccaaaaaaggggagattcaaattctcacaaagtggatctactgcagtcctgttagtttggtgtatgtcagccagccactttctgccacttagattgcattgttatatacactgggcctgagttttgggtcagtctcccccaaaaaagggagtttcaaattctcacaaagtggatatactacagtcctgttagtttgatgcatgtcagccagccactttctgccactaagatagcgttgttatatacactgggcctaagtagtggttcagtctccccaaaaaaaagggagattcaaaatctcacaaagtggatatacttctgtcctgttagtttgtcgtatatcagccagccactttctgccacttagatagcgttgttatatacactgggcctaagtagtggttcagtctccccccaaagaaaggcagattcaaattctcacaaagtggatattcttctgtcttattagtttgtcgtatatcagccagccactttctgccacttagattgcgtgggcggtggttgccagctggtactgatggtggtggtgatgcatctggtggtagtggcaaaagcacaatagcacctaaagctggaggtgttgagccagcgtcatcgtgtggctacacaaggcctcgaaggctcccttatctgggagtaggaaagcggcttttaaagccggagcagcaggaaaaagtttttggctttcattgctgactaagCCTCtaactctttcacctcctcttcagaaagttccaaatataaaagcagcgagtcgtcagtggatgctcccagtcaggaacaagacgtttccttgtgtcaatcacccaaaccaaaagtgaaggatgggtCAGACGACacgacaggttactccatggagctctttacacataccgtgcctgggttagaacgggaaattgttaactgcccactacaagatgaattggacatggagtgaactgatgcacagctagattataatactgttacattgactcagatcactacattgccctcgcagtgtactgagccagaatctgaccatgatgagactgtggtgccccgtcccgaacgctatagcaccttacacggtgacacagaggaaggtgcacatgacattgaagaggaggtgatagatgacccagtggttgacccagattggcagccattgggggaagagggtgccgctgccagtagctctgcagtggaggaggatgatctgcagcagccatctacattccaacagctgtcatctggcaggcccatatcaggccaaaaacgtttgtcaacaacaaaaacagttttaggatagcgtggccatccagtgaaagtagcacagcgtgcaatgcctgaaaaggtattccatagtagaaagagtgcagtgtgggaattttttaaccaagatctgaatgatcagtcaaaagttatctgtaagaaatgctcaaagaccttttgcAGAGGgaggaatcttcaaaatttaaatacaacgtgcatgcttagacatttaaacagcatgcacttgcaagcctggactaactaccaaacgtcccataccgttagtgcacctgctcagaatgaaggtagtcagcaacgctacattgcttccctcactgtaagcccaccggttaggacaccaccagcagcaaatgtggaggtatcgtcgcaaggccaaagcagtcagggattcacaaggttattggtaggaaacactgtatgtaggccaacatcgagaataccatcaccaaccctctctcaatccgccatgtttaccaccaccaccaccgctagttccaccatatgcacctctccagtccagctcaccctacaggagactcttgttaggaaaagaaagtactcatcctctcatccgcgttcacagggtttgaaagcccacatttctagactaatctcgttagagatgatgccctactggttggttgaaagcaaagctttcaaagccctgatggcctacacagtaccacgctatgacctacccagtcgacacttctttgtgagaaaagccatcccagccctccaccagtatgtcaaagaccgcattgtccatgcactgaggcaatcagtcagtagaaaggtgcacctcacaacagatgcatggaccagtaggcatggccagggacgttacgtgtccatcacgccacactgggttaatgtggtggatgcagggtccacaggggacagccataatgggacagttctgcctagcccacggtctaggaaacagttggctgtaggcgttcgccacccctcctcctcctccagaagcgaaagctagtccacagagcgcagtcgcacgaccactccatccacagctgccagtgttgcactgtCAGTGTAtgtaaacattgattcctgaggatgagTTAACGAGCAAGCAAATcattaataaaacacagcaagaaaatatCGAATAAAACACAACAAAACAGGTGCTCTGTGCTTGAAAAAGTCTCCTCTCTATGTCAGTGCACACTCAGCACACGTTATAGCGTCTCTTCGCAGTGCCCACCAGTGTGGCACTGTGCACAATCAGTGTgctttcctgacaaccggtcagtgcagGGTGGGAATtaccgcttggactctgcatctgactcagggcgtcctcaggcgtgggctcaaaagccaccgatggTCAGAGCGAGtctaatcaccagtttagtgggggtgattcacagggatcccactagtggccttcagctgcaccctgtgactgctaacagggcacagcatattTCTGGCAACTCTgtaaagcaacagagttcacttccattcacactgggtgaggtctaacccacgtgtgagcaagagttcatccgtcattactcagcagcaggtgtcatctctgcacagtggaccccggactgcgaatgcatctcatcttctctattattattatttggtgcgttctgccagtcctaacattacactagtgccagggtctgtctAGTAATGGCGGCCAAACAGAGATtacaacggtacatccagcagcagGAGGGtaagttggcggctcttgagcgcacaactttggctgtggatgttaccgcagtcgctgttcaggctgctagcgtggctgcagccagtttgtccactgccacccctgctccgacgttATCTAGTCTCCCGTTAccggacaagtttgctggagacagtgagctgtgtcggggattcgtgagccagtgcgctatacatcttgggctcctggctgcacgtttccttaCGGAACGGGCtagagtgggatttattatatcccttctgtcgggcagggcgttggagtgggcaacgacgctgtgggagcgtgatgatcatgtggtgcagcgtgctccaaggttcctggacactctgaaacaggtctctaTTGGACCTCGCGTCACACATGATTCGGCGCTTTaactgttggcattgacacagggttcgtccTTGGTCAGCGATTTTGCCTAACACTTCCAGgcattagcatctgagctggagtggccggaaaaAGTCCTGATTCCAGTGTATTggagaggactggctgaccatgtaaaggatgccttggccactagggagattcccgctacactggaggagttaataactttatccactcgcatagacctccattttaacgagcgaatgttggagcgagtccagtgtagAAAGAGGTTTCGGTTggcgcctaccttcgccaaacctctggagtcACCTGTCCAGGCGTTcgagccctatgaggccatggaggtttctcgagcaggtCCTAAGTCTTGGGCTGCTCAAACACCCATGGTCTGTAGtgcctgccagcagtcaggacattattcCAAGAATTTTCCACAGCGGCAGGGCAATGACCGcgtctagtaactgtaggaggaggttcactagacacagcggcgttttcctccaaattgtcattCAAGAGGACAATTACTTCCACTTTTACGGTTGAGCTTTGTATGGATTCCGGGGCAGAGGGAAATGTCATGTCTTCTTCTTCCGCCCAACAGCATGCAATACCCCgggttatgctagccaaaccagtgaccataagagtggtgaatgggtcagcaCTGccttcacagattacacatcagactatCCCCTTTAcactatccatgtctccatcccatcaggagataatttcccttcttgtcattcctgagggaatagacaaGATTCTTCTAGGGATAACTTGGttgcgttaccactccccacatattgagtggttctctgggagaattctgggatggagcaaatcttgtgaaggtagatgtcagagggagtgcgttcaggttgccactacggaGATACCGCAGATCTTAGCCCTCTACTCAAAcactactggtcttatgcagactt
This window contains:
- the LOC138642852 gene encoding uncharacterized protein, whose translation is MPYMFSSIFWLWYLELPNMSDHVYLSTTQRVLLHWVLSRRFGQPYTVNADPRRRRQRLWVHPLLTQRPSKGHFQRLYSSLRAHPDKFFLYTRMSIRTFDMLLEILRPGLTYQDTWMRKAISAEERLLLTLRFLATGLSYAGLHLEFLIGRSTISVIVRTTCSQIWLKLNEVVMPEPKMDDWLKIATGFQNTCDFPNCIGAVDGKHIRVRKPPNSGSQFYNYKQFFSVVMLAVADSNYRFIIVDIGAYGRTGDSRVFNSSIMGRRLRDNQLNLPPPQQLPGSNAEAVPFVLVGDEAFQLTRHVMRPYPRRNLDHRRRVFNLRLTRARRLVECAFGILVAKWRVLQSAIQLSEASINEVIKACVILHNFTRIHDCLSTNLQNHVMTNHSRPPPYVPPRRRPLSGLKVRDVFTNYFLSPQGATPWQDYAILHV